One genomic window of Nicotiana sylvestris chromosome 10, ASM39365v2, whole genome shotgun sequence includes the following:
- the LOC104215955 gene encoding uncharacterized acetyltransferase At3g50280-like — protein MEEVQLISTCLVKLSSSNNNGNNTTISQIEMTPWDLQFLLVDTIQKGLLFKKPTPQQENTLFKSFSSLSLIDHLKTSLSRALDFFPPLAGHFSTTKNAHDDTISFFITCNNAGVEFTHAIAPQLTVEEILESCYVPPIVHSLFPLNKMCNIERVTKPLLGIQVTELVDGYFIGCTMSHSVGDGTCFRNFFNSWSEISNGSEFISRFPVLKRWFPENIKPPIHLPLKLEDQELYECMELPPLKERIFHLSKENIGKLKAKSNSEMGTKSISSLQAFLAHLWRSITRCRQLHSKEEEVTIIIVVGTRPRLNPPLAEGYWGNAAYFKPVKITAGELLEKGLGWAALQINKIVASQNNDVVVKLYKEWVEKPVLFTKSSLFVANRLTISSSPKFSVYSTDFGWGKPVAVRSGIANKGDGKVTLFPGAEEGSVDIEVCLLPKTLLAMENDEEFMEAVTV, from the exons ATGGAAGAAGTTCAACTCATCTCTACCTGTTTAGTTAAGTTGTCAAGCTCAAACAACAATGGCAACAACACAACCATTTCCCAAATTGAAATGACACCATGGGACTTGCAATTCCTTCTTGTTGACACTATCCAAAAAGGTCTCCTCTTCAAAAAACCAACTCCTCAACAAGAAAACACTCTGTTCAAATCATTCTCCTCTCTTTCCTTAATTGATCACTTGAAAACATCTCTTTCACGCGCCTTAGACTTCTTTCCTCCTCTAGCTGGCCATTTTTCCACTACTAAAAATGCTCATGATGATACGATTTCTTTCTTCATCACTTGCAATAACGCTGGAGTTGAATTTACTCACGCTATTGCTCCACAATTAACTGTGGAAGAAATTCTTGAATCTTGTTATGTGCCACCTATTGTTCATTCCCTTTTCCCACTTAATAAAATGTGTAACATCGAACGTGTTACTAAACCATTACTAGGAATTCAAGTAACAGAGCTTGTTGATGGGTATTTTATTGGTTGCACTATGAGTCATAGTGTAGGAGATGGCACTTGCTTTCGGAATTTCTTTAATTCTTGGTCTGAAATATCCAATGGATCTGAGTTTATTAGTAGGTTTCCAGTTCTAAAAAGATGGTTTCCTGAGAATATAAAGCCTCCAATTCATCTCCCTTTGAAGCTAGAAGATCAAGAATTATATGAGTGTATGGAGCTGCCACCATTGAAGGAAAGGATTTTCCATCTCAGTAAAGAAAACATAGGGAAATTGAAAGCAAAATCTAACTCTGAAATGGGTACTAAATCCATCTCTTCTCTTCAAGCCTTTTTGGCTCATCTATGGAGATCTATTACTCGTTGTCGTCAGCTTCattccaaagaagaagaagtcacTATCATCATTGTCGTAG GCACAAGACCGAGGCTAAATCCTCCTTTGGCAGAAGGGTATTGGGGAAATGCAGCTTATTTCAAGCCAGTAAAGATTACAGCAGGAGAACTACTGGAGAAAGGACTTGGCTGGGCAGCATTGCAAATTAACAAAATAGTTGCTTCTCAAAACAATGATGTAGTGGTGAAACTATATAAGGAGTGGGTGGAAAAGCCTGTGTTATTTACAAAGAGTTCATTGTTTGTGGCCAATAGACTGACAATTAGTAGTTCTCCAAAGTTTAGTGTTTACAGTACTGATTTTGGTTGGGGGAAACCAGTGGCAGTGAGGAGTGGGATAGCAAATAAAGGTGATGGAAAAGTAACATTATTTCCTGGGGCAGAAGAAGGAAGTGTAGATATTGAAGTTTGTCTTTTACCTAAGACTTTGCTAGCTATGGAAAATGATGAAGAGTTCATGGAAGCTGTTACTGTTTAG